The following proteins are co-located in the Streptomyces sp. NBC_00435 genome:
- a CDS encoding HD domain-containing protein produces MPGTDLLSRALGAPADPYLRALPEAVAALLRELAAPPRLAAHLRLVHDVAYELADWFAEFRPELTLDREAVLFGAATHDIGKVVHPAELSGPGSAHEPAGRELLLAHGFTPARARFAATHASWSDTGASIEELLVSAADKVWKGKRVTDLEDLLIDRLVRASPPGTERWEAYLELEGLLARIAGGAEARLAFQAAYPVHG; encoded by the coding sequence ATGCCCGGAACCGACCTGCTCTCCCGCGCGCTCGGCGCGCCCGCGGACCCGTACCTGCGCGCCCTCCCCGAGGCCGTGGCCGCACTGCTGCGCGAGCTCGCCGCGCCGCCCCGGCTCGCGGCGCATCTGCGGCTCGTGCACGACGTGGCCTACGAACTGGCCGACTGGTTCGCCGAGTTCCGTCCGGAGCTGACCCTCGACCGGGAGGCCGTGCTGTTCGGGGCGGCAACGCACGACATCGGCAAGGTGGTGCACCCTGCCGAGCTCTCCGGGCCCGGTTCCGCCCACGAGCCGGCCGGCCGGGAGCTGCTCCTCGCGCACGGGTTCACCCCGGCGCGGGCCCGCTTCGCCGCCACCCACGCCAGTTGGTCGGATACCGGAGCGAGCATCGAGGAACTGCTGGTCAGTGCCGCTGACAAGGTGTGGAAGGGCAAGAGGGTCACCGATCTGGAGGATCTGCTGATCGACCGCCTGGTACGGGCCTCGCCGCCCGGCACCGAGCGCTGGGAGGCGTACCTCGAACTGGAGGGACTGCTCGCCCGGATCGCCGGGGGTGCGGAGGCGCGCCTGGCTTTCCAGGCCGCGTACCCGGTCCACGGCTGA
- a CDS encoding RNA ligase (ATP) — MSTLRVTAEELAVHPHPNADALELAQVGLYRAVVAKGAYRTGDFALYIPEQAVLPVALIEELGLTGRLAGGEANRVKAVRLRGELSQGLVCLPGALAGVDLERAASEGTDFAESLGIVKWSPPVPTTMDGDVEAASELLPWVDVENLQRYPGIFEPGEPVVLTEKLHGTACLLTYIAEDGRVLVSSKGFGSRGLALREDERNLYWRAVRGHGVPEAAARLAARLGATRVGIFGEVYGKGVQDLAYGTDVRTAGGAPGYAVFDVSAEIDGQVRWLDPAVVFPEAELPLVPRLFEGPYGLDTVLDRASGRETVSGRGLHLREGVVIRPATERYSPLVGGRAIAKAVSPAYLTRKGGTEYE; from the coding sequence ATGTCCACCCTGCGGGTCACCGCCGAAGAGCTCGCTGTCCATCCGCACCCGAACGCCGACGCGTTGGAGTTGGCGCAAGTCGGCCTCTACCGGGCGGTCGTGGCGAAAGGTGCGTACCGTACCGGTGACTTCGCCCTCTACATACCCGAACAAGCCGTACTGCCCGTCGCGTTGATCGAGGAGCTCGGCCTGACCGGCAGACTCGCCGGCGGGGAGGCGAACCGGGTGAAGGCGGTACGGCTGCGCGGCGAACTGTCCCAGGGGCTGGTCTGCCTGCCGGGCGCGCTGGCCGGCGTGGACCTCGAGCGGGCGGCGTCGGAGGGTACGGACTTCGCCGAGTCCCTCGGCATCGTCAAGTGGTCCCCGCCCGTCCCGACGACCATGGACGGGGACGTGGAGGCCGCCTCCGAGCTGCTTCCGTGGGTGGACGTCGAGAACCTCCAGCGCTACCCCGGCATCTTCGAGCCCGGCGAGCCGGTCGTCCTCACCGAGAAACTGCACGGCACCGCCTGCCTGTTGACCTACATCGCCGAGGACGGCCGGGTGCTGGTCTCCTCCAAGGGCTTCGGGTCCCGGGGGCTGGCGCTCCGGGAGGACGAGCGCAACCTCTACTGGCGGGCGGTACGCGGTCACGGTGTGCCCGAGGCCGCCGCCCGGCTGGCCGCGCGCCTCGGGGCCACCCGGGTCGGGATCTTCGGTGAGGTGTACGGCAAGGGGGTCCAGGACCTGGCTTACGGGACCGACGTCCGCACGGCCGGCGGGGCGCCGGGGTACGCCGTCTTCGACGTCTCCGCGGAGATCGACGGGCAGGTGCGGTGGCTGGACCCGGCGGTGGTCTTCCCGGAGGCCGAACTCCCGCTTGTCCCGAGGCTGTTCGAGGGGCCGTACGGTCTCGACACGGTTCTGGACCGGGCGAGCGGACGGGAGACCGTGTCCGGCCGAGGACTGCACCTGCGCGAGGGTGTCGTCATCCGCCCGGCGACCGAGCGCTACAGCCCCCTGGTCGGGGGCCGGGCCATCGCGAAGGCGGTCAGCCCGGCGTACCTGACGCGCAAGGGCGGCACGGAGTACGAGTGA
- a CDS encoding SDR family NAD(P)-dependent oxidoreductase: MSGRPVTVVTGGSRGIGAATCVRLAADGHDIVLGYLHDDAAARTTADRVRTTGAQCVTVRGDTSEECGVDRLFDIAGAEFGTVTGLVNNAGVTGTPGRLADIRIEDLRRVLDVNLFGYLLCCRRAARDMAASGGGAIVNVSSAAATLGSPGRYVHYAATKAATDTLTLGLSKELGPDGIRVNAVAPGIIDTDMHAAMGDPDRPALAAAEIPLGRAGQPEEVAAAIAWLLSPDSAYTTGTILRVAGGR, translated from the coding sequence ATGTCAGGTCGTCCGGTCACCGTCGTCACCGGGGGCAGCCGCGGAATCGGCGCCGCCACGTGCGTCCGGCTCGCCGCCGACGGACACGACATCGTGCTCGGCTACCTCCACGACGACGCGGCCGCCAGGACCACGGCCGACCGGGTACGGACCACCGGTGCCCAGTGCGTGACCGTGCGCGGCGACACGTCCGAGGAGTGCGGCGTGGACCGGCTCTTCGACATCGCCGGAGCCGAGTTCGGCACGGTGACCGGCCTGGTCAACAACGCCGGGGTGACCGGCACCCCGGGCCGGCTCGCCGACATCCGGATCGAGGACCTGCGCCGCGTGCTGGACGTGAACCTCTTCGGGTACCTGCTCTGCTGCCGCCGGGCCGCCCGGGACATGGCCGCGTCCGGCGGCGGGGCCATCGTCAACGTCTCCTCCGCGGCCGCCACCCTCGGCAGTCCCGGCCGCTACGTCCACTACGCCGCGACGAAGGCCGCCACCGACACCCTGACCCTGGGGCTCTCCAAGGAACTCGGCCCGGACGGGATCCGGGTCAACGCCGTGGCACCCGGCATCATCGATACCGATATGCACGCCGCCATGGGCGACCCGGACCGCCCCGCCCTCGCCGCGGCCGAGATCCCGCTCGGGCGCGCGGGGCAGCCCGAGGAGGTCGCGGCGGCCATCGCCTGGCTGCTGTCCCCGGACTCCGCGTACACGACCGGGACCATCCTGCGCGTCGCCGGCGGGCGCTGA
- a CDS encoding peptidoglycan-binding domain-containing protein has translation MPTGPSWPQDITPVFAPARFAPPTNGTLSPSPSPSTSSATAPTPASAPRSASAADRGEWADRAGRAERSGSRLPLVVLALLGLGAAGVLALLLRGPDREPPRTVVPPGLSVPVLPARSPGAGEEPSPDGESAGQADSGASPTPAPTTPGAPPSAGRDPKPTGPTGAQPTPGRSGTLRPGDSGAAVRTLQQRLYAQGFTYVSATGVYDEQTRRGVTQLQQNRSIKGDPPGVYGPATRAAFGSGG, from the coding sequence GTGCCGACGGGCCCGTCCTGGCCGCAGGACATCACTCCGGTCTTCGCACCGGCACGGTTCGCACCGCCCACGAACGGAACCCTCTCACCGTCACCGTCACCGTCCACCTCCTCGGCAACGGCCCCGACCCCGGCGTCCGCACCGAGGTCCGCCTCCGCCGCCGACCGGGGCGAGTGGGCCGACCGGGCAGGCCGGGCGGAGCGGAGCGGCAGTCGGCTTCCGCTCGTCGTCCTCGCCCTGCTCGGGCTCGGGGCCGCGGGCGTGCTCGCGCTGTTGCTGCGCGGCCCCGACCGGGAGCCGCCGCGCACGGTGGTGCCGCCGGGCCTGTCCGTACCGGTGCTCCCGGCGCGCAGTCCGGGCGCCGGAGAGGAGCCGTCGCCGGACGGGGAGTCCGCGGGCCAGGCCGACTCCGGGGCTTCGCCCACGCCGGCCCCGACCACCCCGGGTGCGCCGCCGAGTGCCGGCCGGGACCCGAAGCCGACGGGTCCGACGGGCGCGCAGCCGACGCCGGGCAGGTCCGGGACGCTGCGTCCGGGGGACAGCGGGGCCGCGGTGCGCACCCTTCAGCAACGGCTCTACGCGCAGGGGTTCACGTACGTCTCCGCCACCGGGGTCTACGACGAACAGACCCGGCGCGGTGTCACCCAGCTCCAGCAGAACCGGAGCATCAAGGGCGATCCGCCGGGCGTCTACGGTCCGGCCACGCGGGCCGCCTTCGGGAGCGGCGGCTGA
- a CDS encoding choice-of-anchor A family protein, with translation MSISARSSLASAVIGGSVAVTALGALVLFAAPSASATPATDPTACTGALGVAGRYGEFVEGDDRHTPGAEGAVAVGGNADFRGGFTIGRELTPGQVGALPGGNALVVAGDVTGTVRVMNGNGSYGGTLSGTAEAHRGTVAKAPSPIDFAAEFRALRKTSETLGAAAQSAGAQWRTDGPGLQLTGTDTRFNTFTVPTAELEKAREIRLKVPAGAVTVINVKGASYDQARAGTTGLRLRDEAGGREVLADERSIAAGGAVRTRLLWNFPGATKVVKNSVGAWPGSILAPGAAVDLGSGGPVDGSVIAKSLTGTGSAETRHHPFTGCLPGHPMPAVNRLAQPGATPSAPPVPSTAPSTAQSAPVVVPVVPKSGTPGGTGTPAPPGSTPATLPGVAAGISGTGGSGGGLALTGAGMAVPLAIGGALVFGVGAGMVVVARRRRA, from the coding sequence ATGTCCATATCCGCCCGCTCTTCGCTCGCCTCGGCCGTGATAGGCGGTTCCGTCGCAGTCACCGCCCTCGGCGCCCTCGTCCTCTTCGCGGCCCCCTCCGCCTCCGCGACCCCGGCGACGGACCCCACCGCCTGTACCGGGGCGCTCGGCGTCGCCGGCCGCTACGGCGAGTTCGTCGAGGGCGACGACCGGCACACCCCCGGCGCCGAAGGCGCTGTCGCAGTCGGTGGGAACGCCGACTTCCGGGGCGGCTTCACCATCGGCCGGGAGCTGACCCCCGGGCAGGTCGGGGCGCTCCCGGGCGGGAACGCCCTCGTCGTGGCGGGCGATGTGACCGGGACGGTGCGGGTGATGAACGGCAACGGCAGCTACGGCGGCACCCTCTCCGGTACCGCCGAGGCCCATCGGGGCACGGTGGCCAAGGCGCCCTCGCCGATCGACTTCGCGGCGGAGTTCCGCGCCCTGCGCAAGACCTCAGAGACCCTCGGAGCCGCCGCTCAGTCGGCCGGCGCGCAGTGGCGCACGGACGGCCCCGGCCTCCAGCTGACCGGTACCGACACACGGTTCAACACCTTCACCGTCCCCACCGCGGAGCTGGAGAAGGCCCGCGAGATCCGGCTGAAGGTCCCGGCGGGCGCGGTGACCGTGATCAACGTCAAGGGTGCCTCCTACGACCAGGCGCGGGCCGGAACCACCGGCTTGCGTCTCCGGGACGAGGCGGGCGGGCGCGAAGTGCTCGCGGACGAGCGGAGCATCGCCGCCGGGGGAGCGGTCCGCACGAGACTGCTCTGGAACTTCCCCGGGGCCACGAAGGTGGTCAAGAACAGCGTGGGAGCGTGGCCGGGCAGCATCCTCGCGCCCGGAGCCGCCGTCGACCTCGGCTCCGGTGGACCGGTCGACGGCTCGGTCATCGCCAAGTCCCTGACCGGGACGGGCAGCGCCGAGACGCGCCACCACCCGTTCACCGGCTGCCTCCCCGGCCACCCGATGCCTGCCGTGAACCGCCTGGCGCAGCCGGGCGCCACCCCGTCCGCACCGCCGGTCCCGTCCACCGCCCCGTCCACCGCCCAGTCCGCCCCCGTGGTCGTCCCCGTCGTACCGAAGTCCGGCACACCGGGCGGCACCGGCACCCCGGCGCCGCCCGGCAGCACCCCCGCCACGCTGCCCGGGGTGGCCGCCGGCATCTCCGGAACGGGAGGTTCGGGTGGCGGGCTCGCCCTGACCGGCGCGGGCATGGCCGTACCGCTGGCGATCGGCGGTGCCCTCGTATTCGGCGTCGGCGCCGGCATGGTCGTGGTCGCCCGGCGGCGCAGGGCCTGA
- a CDS encoding MFS transporter, which produces MTEAPAPGEHPRPSGPSPAPDPGTEQRSDPGLVPEPARGPGSRPDSGPVPGAGSVPDSGLAPDTGSVAGARAAWKGWGAVGAVALGIFCLITSELLPVGLLTPVGADLGVSDGTAGLMVTVPGLVAGVCAPLVTVGAGRLDRRWVLVALIALMAAANLVAAVAPGFGVVLAARLLVGVGVGGFWAIAGGLAVRLVPERHVGRATALVFGGVPTASVLGVPAGTLLGELGGWRFAFAAVGGLGVLTLAALLLLLPPLPPTRTITFAQLPALLRRNRAVRAGVAVTFLVVTGQFAAYTFVRPILRDVSGVDAGFVSTLLLGYGVAGVAGNFLAGSRDPRRTLLVVGAALAVILGLIATVPGAVAGTVLLLAWGFVYGGVSVSLQGWMIKAAPEEAEAASSLMVAMFNLAIAAGALSGGLAVDGISVPAAPLAGAVLMALAAVTVQVTSTSRRAKRAKRAERAERVEEGERWVAGGGASAGAGVNTGATTRSSAGSSTGSSAEGVDPGAAREASPAN; this is translated from the coding sequence ATGACCGAAGCCCCCGCGCCCGGCGAACACCCCCGACCATCCGGTCCGAGCCCCGCCCCTGACCCGGGGACCGAGCAGCGCTCCGACCCCGGCCTGGTTCCCGAGCCCGCCCGTGGGCCCGGTTCCCGACCGGACTCCGGCCCCGTGCCGGGTGCTGGCTCCGTCCCGGACTCCGGCCTCGCGCCGGACACCGGCTCCGTGGCCGGTGCGCGGGCCGCGTGGAAGGGGTGGGGGGCCGTGGGGGCCGTGGCGCTCGGGATCTTCTGCCTCATCACCTCCGAGTTGCTGCCCGTCGGGCTGCTGACCCCCGTGGGTGCCGATCTCGGGGTGTCCGACGGCACCGCCGGGCTGATGGTCACCGTGCCCGGCCTGGTCGCGGGGGTCTGCGCGCCGCTGGTCACCGTCGGCGCGGGCCGGCTCGACCGGCGGTGGGTCCTGGTAGCGCTGATCGCCCTGATGGCCGCCGCCAACCTCGTCGCCGCCGTCGCCCCGGGCTTCGGCGTCGTCCTGGCGGCCCGGCTGCTAGTCGGGGTCGGCGTCGGCGGCTTCTGGGCGATAGCCGGCGGGCTGGCCGTACGCCTCGTCCCCGAACGCCACGTCGGCCGGGCCACCGCGCTCGTCTTCGGCGGAGTCCCCACCGCCTCGGTGCTCGGCGTCCCCGCCGGGACCCTGCTCGGTGAACTGGGCGGCTGGCGCTTCGCCTTCGCCGCCGTGGGCGGGCTCGGCGTCCTCACCCTGGCCGCGCTGCTCCTGCTGCTGCCCCCGCTGCCGCCGACCCGGACCATCACCTTCGCCCAACTCCCCGCCCTGCTCCGGCGCAACCGCGCGGTACGAGCCGGAGTGGCCGTCACCTTCCTGGTGGTGACGGGCCAGTTCGCCGCCTACACCTTCGTCCGGCCGATCCTGCGGGACGTGTCCGGCGTCGACGCCGGATTCGTGAGCACCCTCCTCCTGGGGTACGGCGTCGCGGGCGTGGCGGGCAACTTCCTGGCCGGATCGCGCGACCCGCGCCGGACGCTGCTCGTGGTCGGCGCCGCCCTCGCGGTGATCCTCGGGCTGATCGCCACGGTGCCGGGAGCGGTCGCCGGGACGGTGCTGCTGCTGGCCTGGGGGTTCGTGTACGGCGGGGTCTCGGTCAGTCTGCAGGGCTGGATGATCAAGGCCGCACCGGAGGAGGCCGAGGCCGCCTCCTCACTGATGGTCGCGATGTTCAACCTGGCCATCGCGGCGGGCGCGCTGTCCGGCGGCCTCGCGGTCGACGGGATCTCGGTACCCGCCGCCCCGCTGGCCGGAGCGGTGCTGATGGCCCTCGCGGCCGTCACCGTCCAGGTCACCTCCACCTCGCGCCGGGCGAAGCGGGCGAAGCGGGCGGAGCGGGCGGAGCGGGTCGAGGAGGGCGAGCGGTGGGTGGCGGGCGGGGGCGCGAGTGCTGGTGCCGGCGTCAACACCGGTGCCACCACCAGGTCCAGTGCCGGCTCCAGTACCGGCTCCAGTGCCGAAGGCGTCGACCCCGGCGCCGCCCGCGAGGCCTCGCCGGCCAACTGA
- a CDS encoding MerR family transcriptional regulator: protein MFTIGDFAKHGRVSVRMLRHYDALGLLRPARVDPASGYRYYEAGQLARLNRVIALKDLGFSLEQVGSILDELVGAEELRGMLRLRRAELESAMAAAAARLTQVEARLRIIENEGTMSSIDIVVKSLPPVRLAELSGVAGSYEPQDIGPVIGPLYDELCRRIETAGVTPTAPGIAYYEDTDDAERPGAVLVHAGLPVAADVRAEDLGGGVRIVVLPAVERAATVVHRGSMDSVLPTAQALAQWIDANGEHSGGYARELTLACPEDRDQWVTELQEPLGV, encoded by the coding sequence ATGTTCACCATCGGAGACTTCGCCAAGCACGGCCGGGTATCGGTCCGCATGCTGCGTCACTACGACGCCCTCGGACTGCTGCGCCCGGCCCGTGTCGACCCCGCCAGCGGCTACCGCTACTACGAGGCCGGGCAGCTCGCCCGCCTCAACCGTGTCATCGCGCTCAAGGACCTCGGCTTCAGCCTGGAACAGGTGGGGTCGATACTCGACGAGCTCGTGGGTGCGGAGGAGCTGCGCGGCATGCTGCGGCTGCGCCGGGCGGAACTGGAATCGGCCATGGCCGCCGCGGCGGCCCGGCTGACCCAGGTCGAGGCGAGGCTCCGGATCATCGAGAACGAGGGAACCATGTCTTCCATCGACATCGTCGTGAAGAGCCTTCCGCCCGTACGCCTCGCCGAGCTGAGCGGGGTCGCGGGAAGCTACGAGCCCCAGGACATCGGCCCGGTCATCGGCCCGCTCTACGACGAACTGTGCCGCCGCATCGAGACCGCCGGGGTCACCCCGACCGCCCCCGGGATCGCGTACTACGAGGACACCGACGACGCGGAGCGGCCCGGCGCCGTCCTGGTCCACGCCGGGCTGCCGGTCGCGGCGGACGTCCGGGCCGAGGACCTCGGGGGCGGCGTACGGATCGTGGTGCTGCCGGCCGTCGAGCGGGCCGCGACGGTCGTGCACCGGGGTTCGATGGACTCCGTACTGCCGACCGCGCAGGCCCTCGCCCAGTGGATCGACGCGAACGGGGAGCACTCCGGCGGGTACGCGCGCGAGCTGACCCTGGCCTGCCCCGAGGACCGCGACCAGTGGGTCACTGAGCTCCAGGAGCCGCTAGGCGTCTGA